From the Chloroflexota bacterium genome, one window contains:
- a CDS encoding Gfo/Idh/MocA family oxidoreductase translates to MSAIRIAVIGAGLLGTRHARVFHEQPDAELVAVADVNPAREEIASRFGAAFYPDITTLLANETIDAVAVATPDQSHRQPVLAALGAGKHVFVEKPLATSVEDTQAITAAAAQVGTICMVNYSQRFVTDYAWIKQACDNGLIGAARMIISVKFDQISVPTGMIRGWAGQTSPIFFMSSHDIDLTGWYIGAEPVEVVAHESRGTLDTLGIPVHDGIMVLVRYANGANANFHSSWIHPNSYPNVADGYMQVIGESGAILYRNGGRIIELHNAHGGQRIEFSGAHTANEIGGKLTGAFTASVRQFLDSVRTGTEPMLSVRRTLATSRIQLAAIESIATGKSVAI, encoded by the coding sequence ATGAGTGCCATCCGTATCGCCGTCATCGGCGCCGGGCTGCTCGGCACGCGCCACGCGCGCGTGTTCCACGAACAGCCCGACGCGGAACTGGTCGCCGTCGCTGACGTCAATCCGGCGCGCGAAGAGATCGCCAGCCGCTTCGGCGCCGCGTTCTACCCGGACATCACCACGCTACTGGCCAACGAGACGATCGATGCCGTCGCCGTTGCCACACCCGACCAGTCCCACCGCCAACCTGTCCTCGCCGCGCTGGGCGCGGGCAAGCACGTGTTTGTCGAGAAGCCGCTGGCCACGAGCGTTGAGGACACGCAGGCGATCACCGCCGCGGCCGCGCAGGTCGGCACGATCTGCATGGTGAACTACTCGCAGCGGTTCGTGACAGACTACGCATGGATCAAGCAGGCGTGCGACAACGGGCTGATCGGCGCGGCGCGCATGATCATCTCGGTGAAGTTCGACCAGATCTCCGTGCCGACCGGCATGATTCGCGGCTGGGCCGGCCAGACGTCGCCGATCTTCTTCATGTCGAGCCATGACATCGACCTGACCGGCTGGTACATCGGTGCGGAGCCGGTCGAGGTCGTGGCGCATGAATCGCGCGGCACGCTCGACACACTCGGCATCCCGGTGCACGACGGCATCATGGTGCTGGTTCGTTACGCCAACGGCGCCAACGCCAACTTCCACTCGTCGTGGATTCACCCGAACAGCTACCCGAACGTAGCCGACGGCTATATGCAGGTCATCGGCGAGAGCGGCGCGATTCTGTACCGCAACGGGGGGCGCATCATCGAGCTGCACAACGCGCATGGCGGCCAGCGGATCGAGTTCAGCGGCGCACATACCGCCAACGAGATCGGCGGCAAGTTGACCGGTGCGTTCACTGCATCAGTGCGGCAGTTCCTGGACAGCGTCCGCACCGGCACCGAGCCGATGCTGTCAGTGCGGCGCACGCTCGCGACGAGCCGTATTCAGCTGGCCGCGATAGAATCGATCGCGACCGGCAAGTCGGTCGCGATCTAA